The following proteins are co-located in the Rhea pennata isolate bPtePen1 chromosome 2, bPtePen1.pri, whole genome shotgun sequence genome:
- the MOS gene encoding proto-oncogene serine/threonine-protein kinase mos, translated as MPSPIPLNRLLPLEFSPPVDLRPCSSPLVIPDKGGKNFLGGAPSCRTRRLPPRLAWCSIDWDQLCLLKPLGSGGFGSVYKATYHGATVAVKQVKKSSKNRLASRQSFWAELNVARLQHANVVRVVAASTCAPASQNSLGTIIMEYVGNITLHHVIYGTSDVWRQGEDEGGCGKKALSMKETVCYSCDIVTGLAFLHSQGIVHLDLKPANVFITEQGVCKIGDFGCSQKLEDGLSQSPQVCQQGGTYTHRAPELLKGERVTAKADIYSFAITLWQIVMQEQPYLGERQYVLYAVVAYNLRPSLAAAVFCESPVGKKLQSIISCCWKADVEERLSAAQLLPSLRSLKDSL; from the coding sequence ATGCCGTCACCTATCCCTCTCAACCGCCTTCTTCCTCTGGAGTTTTCCCCACCTGTGGATTTGCgaccctgcagcagccccttAGTGATCCCTGATAAAGGTGGAAAAAACTTCTTGGGGGGAGCCCCTTCATGCCGGACTCGCCGCCTGCCCCCTCGCCTGGCCTGGTGCTCCATAGACTGGGACCAGCTCTGCCTCCTGAAGCCCCTAGGCTCTGGGGGCTTTGGCTCTGTCTACAAAGCTACCTACCATGGTGCAACTGTGGCTGTGAAACAGGTGAAGAAGAGTAGCAAAAACAGGCTGGCATCACGACAGAGCTTTTGGGCTGAGCTGAATGTAGCCCGTCTGCAGCATGCTAACGTGGTACGTGTGGTGGCTGCCAGCACCTGTGCTCCTGCCAGCCAGAACAGCCTCGGCACTATCATCATGGAGTATGTGGGCAACATCACCCTGCACCATGTAATCTATGGTACTAGTGATGTATGGAGGCAGGGTGAGGATGAAGGAGGATGTGGCAAAAAGGCCCTGAGCATGAAAGAGACTGTGTGTTATTCTTGTGACATTGTGACTGGCTTAGCCTTTCTTCACTCACAGGGTATTGTGCACTTGGACCTGAAGCCTGCAAATGTCTTCATCACTGAACAGGGAGTGTGCAAGATCGGAGACTTCGGGTGCTCCCAAAAACTGGAGGATGGCTTGTCCCAGAGTCCCCAAGTTTGCCAACAAGGGGGCACATACACGCATCGTGCCCCTGAGCTCCTCAAAGGGGAAAGAGTCACTGCCAAAGCAGATATCTACTCATTTGCTATCACCCTCTGGCAAATTGTCATGCAAGAGCAGCCCTACCTTGGTGAACGGCAATATGTCCTCTATGCTGTGGTGGCCTATAACTTACGCCCTTCTCTGGCTGCTGCAGTCTTCTGTGAGTCACCTGTGGGCAAAAAACTTCAGAGCATCAttagctgctgctggaaggcTGATGTCGAGGAACGCTTAAGTGCAGCCCAGCTGCTTCCTAGCCTGAGGTCCCTTAAGGACAGCCTCTAG